A region from the Gaiellales bacterium genome encodes:
- a CDS encoding biotin transporter BioY — translation MYGRTQTATVERLWENVALVVGAAAITAICAQISFGYPVPTTLQTFAVLGSGALLGARRGAASQLLYLGVGAVGMPVFANADGGLGWLTQANPLHASGGYLWGYPLAAFVVGLICERYGRSFYVTVPAMLLGSVVLYATGLVWLHQAIPTPWTGSGVSTLHYGLWPFVLGDIAKIFAAAAIIDPAAPWGRWLRRR, via the coding sequence ATGTACGGTCGAACCCAAACCGCGACGGTCGAGCGCCTGTGGGAGAACGTGGCGCTCGTGGTCGGGGCCGCCGCGATCACGGCCATCTGCGCGCAGATCTCGTTCGGCTATCCGGTTCCGACCACGCTGCAGACGTTCGCCGTACTCGGCTCGGGCGCGCTCCTCGGCGCCCGCCGCGGCGCCGCCTCGCAGCTGCTCTACCTCGGCGTCGGCGCTGTCGGCATGCCGGTGTTCGCGAACGCGGACGGCGGCCTCGGCTGGCTCACCCAGGCCAACCCGCTGCACGCGAGCGGCGGCTATCTGTGGGGCTACCCGCTGGCCGCGTTCGTCGTGGGCCTGATCTGCGAGCGCTACGGCCGCAGCTTCTACGTGACCGTCCCGGCGATGCTGCTCGGAAGCGTCGTCCTGTACGCAACCGGACTCGTCTGGCTGCACCAGGCCATCCCCACCCCGTGGACGGGAAGCGGCGTCTCGACGCTCCACTACGGCCTGTGGCCGTTCGTGCTCGGCGACATCGCCAAGATCTTCGCAGCAGCCGCCATCATCGACCCGGCGGCTCCGTGGGGCCGCTGGCTGCGCCGAAGGTAG
- the queG gene encoding tRNA epoxyqueuosine(34) reductase QueG, giving the protein MDAGELTRALRAEAAEVGIDACGVCAAEPYAETERLIGERREAGFFADMGFTIRRPDRSCHPEGLLRNARSVVVAARSYARPEPAKPDDEPRGRMPRYTRRDEYAALRESLKSLGARLQELRPRTRFAVYVDSNHHVDREAAARAGIAVYGKNTLAITRRHGSWVVLGVLVTDAELEPTHVAADGPAWDACGSCRACIDACPTGAIVDEGVLDARRCLSWLSQSRLSELPHAAAFGDRVYGCDICQDVCPWNTGAERRAGDREPDDVDAAFPRLSEWLDADPEALATRYRRLYIPDRDGGHLQRNARVALANVTRDELS; this is encoded by the coding sequence GTGGACGCAGGCGAGCTTACCCGAGCGCTGCGTGCCGAGGCGGCCGAGGTGGGTATCGACGCCTGCGGCGTGTGCGCCGCCGAGCCGTACGCCGAGACCGAGCGGCTCATCGGCGAGCGGCGCGAAGCCGGCTTCTTCGCCGACATGGGGTTCACGATCCGCCGCCCCGATCGCTCGTGCCACCCCGAGGGCCTGCTGCGAAACGCCCGCTCGGTCGTCGTCGCGGCCCGCAGCTACGCCCGTCCCGAGCCGGCCAAGCCCGACGACGAGCCGCGCGGGCGGATGCCGCGCTACACCCGCCGGGACGAGTACGCGGCCCTGCGCGAGTCGCTCAAGTCCCTGGGCGCGCGCCTGCAGGAGCTTCGGCCGCGGACGCGTTTCGCCGTCTACGTCGACTCGAACCACCATGTCGACCGCGAGGCGGCGGCCCGGGCCGGGATCGCGGTCTACGGGAAGAACACGCTCGCCATCACCCGCCGCCACGGCTCCTGGGTCGTCCTCGGGGTGCTCGTCACCGACGCGGAGCTCGAGCCGACCCACGTCGCCGCCGACGGCCCCGCCTGGGACGCGTGCGGGTCGTGCCGGGCCTGCATCGACGCCTGCCCGACCGGCGCGATCGTCGACGAGGGGGTGCTCGACGCCCGCCGCTGCCTCTCGTGGCTCTCCCAGTCGCGCCTGTCCGAGCTGCCGCACGCGGCGGCGTTCGGCGACCGCGTGTACGGCTGCGACATCTGCCAGGACGTCTGCCCCTGGAACACCGGCGCCGAGCGGCGCGCGGGCGACCGCGAGCCGGACGACGTGGACGCCGCCTTCCCCCGCCTGAGCGAGTGGCTCGACGCCGACCCGGAGGCCCTCGCAACCCGCTACCGGCGCCTCTACATCCCCGACCGCGACGGCGGTCACCTGCAACGAAACGCCCGCGTCGCGCTCGCGAACGTCACCCGCGACGAGCTGAGCTAG
- the hpt gene encoding hypoxanthine phosphoribosyltransferase, with translation MTATAERAAAPAPGEVYLPAPLLAARVAEIAAAIDRDHRRRPLVLVAVLKGAAVFAAELSRSLTVPHRLDTMALSAYSGADRRSGRIRLLKDLDHPVRGEHVVVVEDVIDTGLTMHNLMRVLRARSPQSVRICTLLDRPHRRLVELDVSYVGFTAAERFCVGYGLAHHQRFRNLPDIRFLA, from the coding sequence ATGACCGCGACCGCCGAGCGCGCAGCAGCTCCCGCGCCCGGCGAGGTGTACCTCCCGGCCCCGCTGCTCGCGGCCCGCGTCGCCGAGATCGCCGCGGCCATCGACCGCGACCACCGCCGCCGCCCGCTCGTGCTCGTGGCCGTGCTGAAGGGCGCAGCCGTGTTCGCGGCCGAGCTGTCGCGGTCGCTCACCGTCCCCCACCGGCTCGACACGATGGCGCTCTCCGCCTACTCCGGCGCCGACCGCCGCAGCGGCCGCATCCGGCTGCTGAAGGATCTCGACCATCCTGTCCGCGGCGAGCACGTCGTCGTCGTCGAGGACGTCATCGACACCGGGCTCACGATGCACAACCTGATGCGGGTGCTCCGCGCCCGCTCGCCCCAGTCGGTGCGGATCTGCACGCTGCTCGACCGGCCCCACCGGCGCCTGGTCGAGCTGGACGTCTCGTACGTCGGGTTCACCGCCGCCGAGCGCTTCTGCGTGGGCTACGGCCTGGCGCACCACCAGCGCTTCCGCAACCTGCCCGACATCCGCTTCCTCGCCTGA
- a CDS encoding metallophosphoesterase, producing the protein MADVRPFVIAHLSDLHCGSPYFVENLLQRAIMEINALEPDVVVCSGDLTTFGYKQEYRQAREYLSRLECPDVITVPGNHDSRNVGHVHFEELIGPRSSVLHKSGITFVAVDSSEPDLDNGTVGRGRYPWIEEQFDPPADFRVFVLHHHLLPIPGTGRERNVVHDAGDTLEVLQRANVNLVLSGHKHVPYAWRLEDLFVVNAGTVSSLRLRGHTRPCYNIIEVGPAEVGVYRKYPFHGRERLIRFSPQTAEYEKQSPPPHDTAAGRK; encoded by the coding sequence ATGGCCGATGTCCGCCCGTTCGTCATCGCGCACCTGTCCGACCTGCACTGCGGCTCGCCGTACTTCGTCGAGAACCTGCTCCAGCGGGCGATCATGGAGATCAACGCGCTGGAGCCCGACGTGGTCGTCTGCTCCGGCGACCTGACCACGTTCGGCTACAAGCAGGAGTACCGCCAGGCGCGCGAGTATCTGAGCCGGCTGGAGTGCCCCGACGTGATCACCGTGCCGGGCAACCACGACTCCCGCAACGTCGGCCACGTCCACTTCGAGGAGCTGATCGGGCCGCGCTCGTCGGTGCTGCACAAGTCCGGGATCACGTTCGTCGCCGTCGACTCCTCGGAACCCGACCTGGACAACGGCACGGTCGGCCGCGGCCGCTACCCCTGGATCGAGGAGCAGTTCGACCCGCCGGCGGACTTCCGCGTCTTCGTGCTGCACCACCATCTGCTCCCGATCCCGGGCACGGGCCGCGAGCGCAACGTCGTCCACGACGCCGGCGACACGCTCGAGGTGCTCCAGCGCGCGAACGTGAACCTGGTGCTCTCGGGCCACAAGCACGTGCCGTACGCGTGGCGCCTGGAGGATCTCTTCGTCGTGAACGCCGGCACGGTCTCGTCGCTGCGCCTGCGCGGCCACACCCGCCCCTGTTACAACATCATCGAGGTGGGCCCGGCCGAGGTCGGCGTCTACCGCAAGTACCCGTTCCACGGCCGTGAGCGCCTGATCCGCTTCTCGCCGCAGACCGCGGAGTACGAGAAGCAGTCGCCGCCGCCACACGACACCGCGGCGGGGCGGAAGTGA
- the glpX gene encoding class II fructose-bisphosphatase: MASTERGAEPEAEARDAGVAARCPCTDLAAVTERSALAAGRLLGRGDPEMADRAASVAMREALDAVPVSGTLVIGRDDEAHALREGSELGSGGRRLDLACDPVGNGTAVAGGRPGALSILAASDPGGLMQVPRMYMRKMAVGPVAKGRIDLRQPVRENLEAIADAFGRRVADVTAIVLDRTRHDDLVAEIREAGARIKLIADGDIMASISAAIRGTNDHLAIGIGGAPEGIIAAAALRCLGGEIQGQLWPMSRTEINRAADDGIDDVSRIFGIDDFVRGDQTVVATGISGGDLLRGVRYMADGARTQSLVLCSRCNRVRFIDSIHLFSADRHEEIRL; this comes from the coding sequence ATGGCGTCGACGGAGCGCGGGGCCGAGCCGGAGGCCGAGGCTCGAGATGCGGGAGTCGCGGCGCGCTGCCCGTGCACCGACCTCGCGGCGGTCACCGAGCGCAGCGCCCTCGCCGCCGGCCGCCTGCTCGGCCGCGGCGATCCCGAGATGGCCGACCGGGCCGCATCCGTGGCGATGCGCGAGGCGCTCGACGCCGTGCCGGTCTCGGGCACGCTCGTGATCGGCCGTGACGACGAGGCGCACGCCCTGCGTGAGGGCTCGGAGCTCGGCTCCGGGGGCCGCCGTCTCGACCTCGCCTGCGACCCGGTCGGCAACGGCACCGCCGTCGCCGGCGGCCGCCCCGGCGCGCTCTCGATCCTGGCCGCGAGCGACCCCGGCGGCCTCATGCAGGTGCCGCGGATGTACATGCGCAAGATGGCGGTCGGGCCGGTGGCGAAGGGCCGGATCGACCTGCGCCAGCCGGTGCGCGAGAACCTGGAGGCGATCGCCGACGCGTTCGGCCGCCGGGTCGCCGACGTCACCGCCATCGTCCTCGACCGCACCCGCCACGACGACCTCGTCGCCGAGATCCGGGAGGCCGGCGCCCGCATCAAGCTGATCGCCGACGGCGACATCATGGCCTCGATCAGCGCGGCCATCCGCGGCACGAACGACCACCTGGCCATCGGCATCGGCGGCGCCCCGGAGGGCATCATCGCCGCCGCCGCCCTGCGCTGCCTGGGCGGCGAGATCCAGGGCCAGCTGTGGCCGATGAGCCGCACCGAGATCAACCGTGCCGCCGACGACGGGATCGACGACGTCAGCCGCATCTTCGGCATCGACGACTTCGTCCGCGGCGACCAGACGGTGGTCGCGACGGGGATCTCCGGCGGCGACCTGCTGCGCGGCGTCCGCTACATGGCGGACGGCGCCCGGACGCAATCCCTCGTCCTCTGCTCGCGCTGCAACCGCGTTCGCTTCATCGACTCGATCCACCTCTTCTCGGCCGACCGGCACGAGGAGATCCGGCTCTAG
- the htpX gene encoding zinc metalloprotease HtpX: MARRRQTLDRDRGLLARMTGTVFLLGLVYVIFFVVLLQGVGMALPVVIVLAGGLLVVQYWTSDKIALASAGARIVDESQAPELHAIVQRLCLTAGLPMPRIAICPTDMPNAFATGRSPKHAAVAVTQGLLDRLEPHELEGVLAHELSHVAHRDVAVMTLASFFAMVAGFITRWGFYFGGMFGGGFGGGRDDRNNSGASFMLILLVSVVVYAISFFLIRALSRYREFAADRGAAILTKSPSSLASALVKISSTMSRIPQKDMRMAEGLNQFFIIPAGLKSGLSTLVSDHPPLEARLEQLRQLERQLETL; the protein is encoded by the coding sequence ATGGCTCGTAGGCGCCAAACACTCGATCGCGACAGGGGTCTCCTCGCCCGGATGACGGGCACCGTGTTCCTGCTCGGCCTGGTCTACGTCATCTTCTTCGTCGTCCTCCTGCAGGGCGTCGGGATGGCGCTTCCCGTGGTGATCGTGCTCGCCGGCGGCCTGCTCGTCGTCCAGTACTGGACGTCCGACAAGATCGCCCTCGCCTCGGCCGGGGCGCGCATCGTCGACGAGAGCCAGGCGCCCGAGCTGCACGCGATCGTCCAGCGGCTCTGCCTGACGGCGGGCCTGCCGATGCCGCGGATCGCGATCTGCCCGACCGACATGCCGAACGCGTTCGCGACCGGCCGCAGCCCCAAGCACGCGGCCGTCGCCGTCACCCAGGGCCTGCTCGACCGGCTCGAGCCGCACGAGCTCGAGGGCGTGCTCGCGCACGAGCTCTCGCACGTCGCCCACCGCGACGTCGCCGTGATGACCCTCGCGAGCTTCTTCGCCATGGTGGCCGGGTTCATCACCCGCTGGGGCTTCTACTTCGGCGGCATGTTCGGAGGCGGCTTCGGCGGCGGGCGCGACGACCGCAACAACTCCGGCGCGTCCTTCATGCTGATCCTGCTCGTCTCGGTGGTCGTCTACGCGATCTCGTTCTTCCTGATCCGCGCGCTCTCGCGCTACCGCGAGTTCGCCGCCGACCGCGGCGCGGCCATCCTCACGAAGTCGCCCTCGAGCCTCGCCTCCGCGCTCGTCAAGATCTCCAGCACGATGAGCCGCATCCCGCAGAAGGACATGCGCATGGCCGAGGGCCTGAACCAGTTCTTCATCATCCCCGCGGGGCTGAAGAGCGGCCTCTCCACGCTCGTCTCCGACCATCCGCCGCTCGAGGCCCGGCTGGAGCAGCTGCGCCAGCTCGAGCGCCAGCTCGAGACGCTCTAG
- a CDS encoding ATP cone domain-containing protein, giving the protein MPRLPRRPAWLRREPEVAVPPLPAAGREPRILATRGAPMPFSKGRMAQALVLAGADPERAYQIAMRIEREVKATPADEIPIDQLHSMVEDLLAREEGPDLVSRYHGWREVLRLDRPLMLLIGGATGTGKSTLATEIAYRLGVSRITSTDVIRQAMRAFFAEELMPELHYSSFDAAEGLKIPLPDPDDEDRALYGFIQQAGQVAVGANAVVERAVLEGLSTVVEGIHVVPGLVTADKHAGAVVVQVMLAVADEEVHQAHFFTRGTDSGGLRAMDRYLKRFGEIRRIQEYLVARAEKQGWPVIEASDPAQALMAVIDLILERATARATAVP; this is encoded by the coding sequence GTGCCTAGGCTGCCGCGCAGACCCGCCTGGCTGCGGCGCGAGCCGGAGGTCGCGGTTCCACCCCTGCCCGCGGCCGGCAGGGAGCCGCGGATCCTGGCGACGCGCGGCGCGCCGATGCCGTTCTCGAAGGGGCGCATGGCCCAGGCGCTCGTGCTGGCCGGCGCCGACCCGGAGCGGGCCTACCAGATCGCCATGCGCATCGAGCGCGAGGTGAAGGCGACCCCCGCCGACGAGATCCCGATCGACCAGCTGCACAGCATGGTCGAGGACCTGTTGGCCCGCGAGGAGGGCCCCGACCTCGTCTCGCGCTACCACGGCTGGCGGGAGGTCTTACGGCTCGACCGGCCGCTGATGCTCCTGATCGGCGGTGCGACGGGGACGGGGAAGAGCACGCTCGCGACCGAGATCGCCTACCGGCTCGGCGTCAGCCGGATCACCTCGACCGACGTGATCCGTCAGGCGATGCGCGCGTTCTTCGCCGAGGAGCTCATGCCGGAGCTGCACTACTCCTCGTTCGATGCGGCCGAGGGCCTGAAGATCCCGCTGCCCGACCCGGACGACGAGGACCGCGCGCTGTACGGGTTCATCCAGCAGGCCGGCCAGGTCGCCGTGGGCGCGAATGCGGTCGTCGAGCGGGCCGTGCTCGAGGGGCTCTCGACGGTGGTCGAGGGCATCCACGTCGTCCCCGGCCTCGTCACGGCCGACAAGCACGCCGGCGCCGTCGTCGTCCAGGTGATGCTGGCCGTCGCCGACGAGGAGGTGCACCAGGCGCACTTCTTCACGCGCGGCACCGACTCGGGCGGCCTGCGGGCGATGGACCGCTACCTGAAGCGGTTCGGCGAGATCCGCCGCATCCAGGAGTACCTGGTGGCGCGGGCCGAGAAGCAGGGATGGCCGGTCATCGAGGCGTCCGATCCCGCCCAGGCGCTGATGGCGGTCATCGACCTCATCCTCGAGCGCGCCACCGCCCGCGCCACGGCGGTACCCTGA
- a CDS encoding metal-sulfur cluster assembly factor: MSLTSEHVLEALRVVEDPELGMDVVDLGLVYEVKVEGDEVAVIYSLTSMGCPAGAQIEQDIKDVVASMEGVSAVTTELTFTPPWTPDKMSDDAKFVLGF, encoded by the coding sequence ATGAGCCTGACCAGTGAACACGTCCTCGAGGCCCTGCGGGTCGTCGAGGATCCGGAGCTCGGCATGGACGTCGTCGACCTCGGCCTCGTCTACGAGGTGAAAGTCGAGGGCGACGAGGTCGCCGTCATCTACTCGCTGACCTCCATGGGATGCCCGGCCGGGGCGCAGATCGAGCAGGACATCAAGGACGTCGTCGCCAGCATGGAGGGTGTGAGCGCGGTCACGACCGAGCTCACCTTCACGCCGCCGTGGACGCCGGACAAGATGTCCGACGACGCCAAGTTCGTCCTCGGTTTCTAG
- a CDS encoding 2,3-diphosphoglycerate synthetase: MTERALALVDGEHYPPVVRAAIAAAGRDDQVVAALLLGGTEKLRGAPDYGVPLEDAGRDTAAGMLAAARKHAAGCIVDLSDEPVLSERERFRLVSHALAAGLAYRGADFEFRPPPRPAAGVPAIAVIGTGKRIGKTAVCGHLARLLGERHRVVLVAMGRGGPEQPELVDGAAEPPTLAHLLERSRAGQHAASDFLEDAALARVTTVGARRCGSGLAGTPFLSNVEEAVALARERDPELLLLEGSGAALPPVAADRTLLVTSAARPAADLEIGLGPYRVLVSDVVVITMCEAPLAESHQVESVRAAVLAARPDATVIATVLRPHPAEPVEGERVALFTTAGAAIHDRLAAFLRDDHGADVTAVVGSLSDRTALAADLDSPGVRAADTYLIEIKAAAIDVVAEAAQERGARVVFCDNRPRSIAGEPDLDAVALDLAAGVVAVGA; the protein is encoded by the coding sequence GTGACCGAGCGCGCGCTGGCGCTCGTCGACGGCGAGCACTACCCGCCGGTCGTGCGGGCGGCGATCGCCGCGGCCGGCCGCGACGACCAGGTTGTGGCCGCGCTGCTCCTGGGCGGCACGGAGAAGCTGCGCGGCGCGCCCGACTACGGGGTGCCGCTGGAGGACGCCGGCCGCGACACCGCCGCCGGCATGCTGGCGGCGGCCCGCAAGCACGCCGCGGGCTGCATCGTCGACCTCTCCGACGAGCCGGTGCTGAGTGAGCGCGAGCGCTTCCGCCTGGTGAGCCACGCCCTCGCGGCCGGGCTCGCCTACCGCGGCGCCGATTTCGAGTTCCGGCCGCCGCCGCGGCCCGCCGCGGGCGTGCCTGCGATCGCCGTCATCGGGACCGGGAAGCGGATCGGGAAGACCGCCGTCTGCGGCCACCTGGCGCGGCTGCTGGGGGAGCGCCACCGCGTCGTCCTGGTCGCGATGGGTCGGGGCGGGCCGGAGCAGCCCGAGCTGGTGGACGGCGCCGCCGAGCCGCCCACGCTCGCCCACCTGCTCGAGCGCTCCCGCGCCGGCCAGCACGCCGCCTCCGACTTCCTCGAGGACGCCGCCCTCGCCCGCGTGACCACCGTCGGCGCGCGCCGGTGCGGCAGCGGCCTGGCCGGGACACCGTTCCTCTCGAACGTCGAGGAGGCGGTCGCCCTGGCCCGCGAGCGCGACCCCGAGCTCCTGCTGCTCGAGGGCTCCGGCGCGGCACTTCCGCCGGTCGCCGCCGACCGCACCCTGCTCGTCACGTCGGCCGCCCGGCCGGCCGCCGACCTCGAGATAGGCCTCGGCCCCTACCGGGTACTGGTGTCCGACGTGGTCGTGATCACGATGTGCGAGGCGCCGCTGGCCGAGTCGCACCAGGTCGAGTCCGTCCGCGCCGCCGTGCTCGCCGCCCGGCCCGACGCCACCGTGATCGCCACCGTCCTTCGGCCGCACCCGGCCGAGCCGGTCGAGGGCGAGCGGGTGGCCCTGTTCACCACGGCGGGCGCCGCCATCCACGACCGGCTGGCGGCGTTCCTGCGCGACGACCACGGCGCCGACGTGACCGCCGTGGTCGGGTCGCTGAGCGACCGCACGGCGCTCGCCGCCGACCTCGACTCGCCCGGCGTCCGCGCCGCCGACACCTACCTGATCGAGATCAAGGCGGCCGCGATCGACGTCGTCGCCGAGGCCGCGCAGGAGCGGGGCGCCCGGGTCGTCTTCTGCGACAACCGGCCGCGCTCGATCGCCGGCGAGCCCGACCTGGACGCGGTCGCGCTCGACCTGGCCGCCGGGGTGGTGGCGGTCGGTGCCTAG
- a CDS encoding enoyl-CoA hydratase/isomerase family protein, protein MNAEPLLYELHDRARDAGLEGYRRMSKAALLEALDGVGPGPTIVESSVRGGLGLVTFRGGRENALALETLEGVADAAEALAADPEVRIVGIVGGGSRIFSAGADLEALQGLPGAEVGGRGAAALERIEALAVPTVALLNGHVVGGGIDLCLACDWRVAVEGAKLRFIHNELGYTPPWGAALRLGALIGRGAALRLFATCELVSSQEARTIGIVDEVVAPHKLLSRAESLAVRVGRADRAAVAGTKRLLRPGVTMDEHTVAFAALWDARPATLPE, encoded by the coding sequence GTGAACGCCGAGCCGCTCCTGTACGAGTTGCACGACCGCGCCCGCGACGCCGGCCTCGAGGGGTACCGGCGCATGTCGAAGGCCGCGCTCCTCGAGGCGCTGGACGGGGTCGGGCCGGGCCCGACGATCGTCGAGTCGTCGGTGCGCGGCGGGCTCGGGCTGGTCACGTTCCGGGGCGGCCGCGAGAACGCGCTCGCGCTGGAGACCCTGGAGGGGGTGGCCGACGCCGCCGAGGCGCTCGCCGCCGATCCGGAGGTGCGGATCGTCGGCATCGTCGGCGGCGGCTCGAGGATCTTCTCCGCCGGCGCCGACCTGGAGGCGCTCCAGGGCCTGCCCGGCGCGGAGGTCGGCGGCCGCGGCGCCGCCGCGCTCGAGCGGATCGAGGCCCTCGCCGTGCCCACCGTCGCCCTGCTGAACGGCCACGTCGTCGGGGGCGGCATCGACCTCTGCCTGGCCTGCGACTGGCGGGTGGCGGTCGAGGGAGCCAAGCTGCGCTTCATCCACAACGAGCTCGGCTACACGCCGCCGTGGGGCGCCGCGCTGCGGCTGGGCGCGCTGATCGGCCGCGGCGCCGCGCTGCGGCTGTTCGCGACCTGCGAGCTCGTCTCGTCACAGGAGGCGCGCACGATCGGGATCGTCGACGAGGTGGTCGCGCCACACAAGCTGCTCTCGCGGGCCGAGTCGCTGGCCGTGCGGGTGGGGAGGGCCGACCGGGCCGCGGTCGCCGGCACGAAGCGGCTGCTGCGCCCGGGCGTCACGATGGACGAGCACACCGTCGCGTTCGCCGCGCTCTGGGACGCCCGCCCCGCTACCCTTCCCGAATGA
- a CDS encoding WYL domain-containing protein, which translates to MTHDADKLIRQLSLVAYLMAEQRPVTARDVKLRVEGYANMGDEAFARRFYADRSELQGLGVPIASVRDEFTSEELYSLREEQYFLPPVELTDSELAALQTSFYLLEGQFAYAEPLRLALQNLALGRAWPIADPGPKTATVELLGPSYTSEVAQRLAKLEQAISRQRTVKFRYWTISTDSEAERTVNPYGLFELNGVWYVVGDDLERDEGSDRRRTFRVSRIRGEIKFATRRERDFRMPADFNVTAYRDRAPWRLVAEESGTATLNVAPDASWLVERRFGAYGDFEEQADGSGRFTTAYSDIEPLAAWILSLGGRAVPVEPAELVDSVADDLRTVAEAHSAAARTLPGAAKPSRAPEPSLQARGPSAVAPERFALLQALLAFLLARCGEGSSARVEAAEVEERFQLDPQELKESLELLNLVNFGGGCYAVYCSTDDGQVVVDKELYGDAFRRPARLSPLEAKALLRALDVVAPLVAAEADTSLQTVREKVEAAFGRFPLSDTPMPQEEGAEEHAVTVLNEGVRNRLLVEITYLSRSSDELSTRTIEPYLLRRDDRGWYVEAYDRTRGGRRTFKVAYIKDADLIDEEYEPRTEMADLDHSLGGDVGVARVWFSAGRARWELEGRPGTRPLEDGSAVAEVTYGSRAWLISEILRYRGQAEVLEPAIVREEVAEAAAALLEEFTAVAAG; encoded by the coding sequence TTGACCCACGACGCCGACAAGCTCATCCGCCAGCTCTCGCTCGTGGCGTACCTGATGGCAGAGCAGCGTCCCGTGACCGCCCGGGACGTGAAGCTGCGTGTGGAGGGGTACGCCAACATGGGCGACGAGGCCTTCGCGCGCCGCTTCTACGCCGACCGCTCCGAGCTCCAGGGGCTCGGCGTGCCGATCGCCTCCGTACGCGACGAGTTCACGTCGGAGGAGCTCTACAGCCTGCGCGAGGAGCAGTACTTCCTGCCGCCCGTCGAGCTGACCGACTCCGAGCTGGCGGCGCTGCAGACGAGCTTCTACCTGCTCGAGGGCCAGTTCGCCTACGCCGAGCCGCTGCGGCTCGCGCTCCAGAACCTGGCGCTCGGGCGGGCCTGGCCGATCGCCGACCCGGGGCCCAAGACGGCCACGGTCGAGCTGCTCGGGCCGTCGTACACGAGCGAGGTCGCCCAGCGCCTGGCGAAGCTCGAGCAGGCCATCTCCCGCCAGCGGACGGTGAAGTTCCGCTACTGGACGATAAGCACCGACTCCGAGGCCGAGCGCACCGTCAACCCGTACGGGCTGTTCGAGCTCAACGGCGTCTGGTACGTCGTCGGCGACGACCTCGAGCGCGACGAGGGCTCCGACCGCCGCCGCACCTTCCGGGTGTCGCGGATCCGGGGAGAGATCAAGTTCGCCACCCGGCGCGAGCGCGATTTCCGCATGCCGGCCGACTTCAACGTCACCGCCTACCGCGACCGCGCCCCCTGGCGTCTGGTCGCCGAGGAGTCCGGCACGGCCACGCTGAACGTCGCCCCCGACGCGAGCTGGCTGGTCGAGCGCCGCTTCGGCGCGTACGGCGACTTCGAGGAGCAGGCCGACGGCTCCGGCCGGTTCACGACCGCCTACTCGGACATCGAGCCGCTCGCGGCCTGGATCCTCTCCCTGGGCGGACGGGCCGTGCCGGTCGAGCCCGCCGAGCTCGTCGACTCCGTCGCCGACGACCTGCGGACGGTCGCCGAGGCGCACAGCGCGGCGGCGCGGACGCTGCCCGGCGCGGCAAAGCCGTCCCGAGCCCCCGAGCCGTCGCTCCAGGCCCGCGGCCCGAGCGCGGTCGCGCCCGAGCGCTTCGCCCTGCTCCAGGCGCTGCTCGCGTTCCTGCTCGCCCGCTGCGGCGAGGGGTCGTCTGCACGCGTGGAGGCGGCCGAGGTCGAGGAGCGCTTCCAGCTCGACCCGCAGGAGCTCAAGGAGAGCCTCGAGCTGCTGAACCTCGTGAACTTCGGCGGCGGCTGCTACGCCGTCTACTGCTCGACCGACGACGGCCAGGTCGTGGTCGACAAGGAGCTCTACGGCGACGCCTTCCGCCGCCCCGCCCGGCTCTCGCCGCTCGAGGCGAAGGCGCTCCTCCGGGCGCTCGACGTCGTGGCGCCGCTGGTCGCGGCCGAGGCCGACACGTCGCTCCAGACCGTGCGCGAGAAGGTCGAGGCGGCGTTCGGCCGCTTCCCGCTCTCGGACACACCGATGCCGCAGGAGGAGGGGGCCGAAGAGCACGCGGTGACCGTCCTGAACGAGGGCGTCCGCAACCGCCTGCTGGTCGAGATCACGTACCTCTCCCGCTCCTCCGACGAGCTCTCGACGCGCACGATCGAGCCCTACCTGCTGCGCCGCGACGACCGCGGCTGGTACGTCGAGGCGTACGACCGCACCCGCGGCGGGCGGCGCACGTTCAAGGTCGCATACATCAAGGACGCCGACCTGATCGACGAGGAGTACGAGCCGCGGACCGAGATGGCCGACCTCGACCACTCGCTCGGCGGCGACGTCGGCGTCGCCCGGGTGTGGTTCTCGGCGGGGCGGGCGCGCTGGGAGCTCGAGGGCCGGCCGGGGACACGGCCGCTCGAGGACGGATCAGCCGTCGCCGAGGTGACCTACGGCTCGCGGGCCTGGCTGATCTCGGAGATCCTGCGCTATCGGGGCCAGGCCGAGGTGCTCGAGCCGGCCATCGTCCGCGAAGAGGTGGCCGAGGCCGCCGCGGCCCTGCTCGAGGAGTTCACGGCGGTCGCCGCGGGCTGA